A genomic segment from Propioniciclava sp. MC1595 encodes:
- a CDS encoding heme A synthase, which translates to MDLLTSTRTLRRLTIANLVANMVIIWTGALVRLTKSGLGCPTWPQCEPGSYVPTPEQGLHGAIEFGNRLLTFVLAAIALATAIAAWRAFRRGTAPLRLFELSIGVGLGIIAQAVIGGVSVLTQLDPWVVGLHMVASVALILICLRMVHLAHDLTPVVASGRLYALTRLIFLLGMVVVALGVVVTGSGPHAGDGAATRNGFDPEWTSKIHAWAVWALVALTVLALVLAWGDARLRTIWLAVLATELFQGVVGYVQYFTHLPIVLVLGHMIGTTLFVVALGHAWYSTAYADGPAATRATGPSERDQALGSGIR; encoded by the coding sequence ATGGACCTCCTGACCTCCACCCGCACGCTGCGCCGGCTCACCATCGCCAACCTCGTGGCGAACATGGTGATCATCTGGACCGGCGCGCTGGTGCGCCTCACCAAGTCCGGCCTCGGTTGCCCGACCTGGCCGCAGTGCGAGCCCGGCAGCTACGTGCCGACCCCCGAGCAGGGCCTGCACGGCGCCATCGAGTTCGGTAACCGGCTCCTCACCTTCGTGCTGGCCGCCATCGCCCTAGCGACCGCGATCGCCGCCTGGCGGGCCTTCCGCCGCGGCACCGCCCCGCTGCGCCTGTTCGAGCTGTCGATCGGCGTGGGCCTGGGCATCATCGCGCAGGCCGTGATCGGCGGCGTGTCGGTCCTCACCCAGCTCGACCCGTGGGTGGTCGGGCTGCACATGGTGGCGTCCGTGGCCCTGATCCTGATCTGCCTGCGGATGGTCCACCTCGCCCACGACCTGACCCCCGTCGTCGCGTCCGGGAGGCTGTACGCCCTCACCCGACTCATCTTCCTGCTGGGCATGGTCGTGGTCGCGCTCGGCGTCGTCGTGACCGGCTCGGGCCCGCACGCCGGCGACGGCGCCGCCACCCGCAACGGCTTCGACCCCGAGTGGACCTCCAAGATCCACGCCTGGGCGGTGTGGGCCCTCGTGGCACTCACGGTCCTGGCCCTCGTGCTGGCCTGGGGCGACGCCCGCCTGCGCACCATCTGGCTGGCCGTGCTGGCCACCGAGCTGTTCCAGGGCGTCGTCGGCTACGTGCAGTACTTCACCCACCTGCCCATCGTCCTCGTCCTGGGCCACATGATCGGCACCACGCTGTTCGTCGTGGCCCTGGGCCACGCCTGGTACAGCACCGCGTACGCCGACGGCCCGGCCGCCACGCGGGCGACCGGGCCGTCGGAGCGGGATCAGGCCTTGGGGTCCGGGATCCGCTGA
- a CDS encoding ABC transporter permease, whose protein sequence is MTALDLSPAPASAPRGRRILDHARTEASLLLRNGEQLLLALVIPIGLLVAGVLVGERVGLDPALLPPSVLALALWSTSFTSLAINTAFERRYGVLERLVATPLTRGDLIAGKALATAGIAALQVLLIAAVAFALGWRPVLHLPSLVIAVVASLLALVTFAGFALALAGRLRAEATLAVANLIYLVVAAGGALVLPVAAYPDWARWPLRLAPFGALGETLRLASVGAADPLPLLILAAWAALALLVARKAFRWTS, encoded by the coding sequence GCGGGGCCGACGCATCCTCGACCACGCCCGCACCGAGGCGTCCCTGCTGCTGCGCAACGGCGAGCAGTTGCTGCTGGCGCTGGTGATCCCGATCGGCCTGCTCGTCGCCGGGGTCCTCGTCGGCGAGCGCGTCGGCCTCGACCCCGCCCTGCTGCCGCCGTCGGTGCTCGCGCTCGCCCTGTGGTCGACCTCGTTCACCTCGCTCGCGATCAACACGGCCTTCGAGCGGCGCTACGGCGTGCTCGAGCGGCTGGTCGCCACCCCGCTCACCCGCGGTGACCTGATCGCCGGCAAGGCGCTCGCGACCGCGGGCATCGCCGCCCTGCAGGTGCTCCTCATCGCCGCCGTCGCGTTCGCGCTCGGCTGGCGCCCGGTCCTCCACCTGCCCAGCCTGGTCATCGCCGTCGTCGCGTCCCTGCTCGCGCTCGTGACCTTCGCCGGGTTCGCCCTCGCCCTCGCCGGCCGGCTGCGCGCCGAGGCGACGCTGGCCGTCGCCAACCTGATCTACCTGGTCGTCGCCGCGGGCGGCGCGCTGGTGCTGCCGGTCGCGGCCTACCCCGACTGGGCCCGGTGGCCGCTACGACTCGCCCCCTTCGGCGCCCTCGGCGAGACGCTGCGGCTCGCCTCGGTCGGCGCCGCGGACCCGCTCCCCCTGCTCATCCTGGCCGCGTGGGCGGCCCTCGCCCTGCTCGTGGCACGAAAGGCCTTCCGATGGACCTCCTGA